One stretch of Priestia megaterium DNA includes these proteins:
- the gcvT gene encoding glycine cleavage system aminomethyltransferase GcvT, with translation MTTELHKTPLYDTYQKYGAKTIDFGGWALPVQFSSIKEEHEAVRTKAGLFDVSHMGEILVTGADSLAFLQHTMTNDVSTLVDGKAQYTAMCYEDGGTVDDLLIYKKADQQYLLVVNAANIQKDYEWLVSHKQGDVTLVNQSDEIAQLALQGPLAEKVLQTLTNENLSLLKPFTFADDVEVANVKALVSRTGYTGEDGFEIYCSSADASHLWTAILEAGSDEGVLPCGLGARDTLRFEATLALYGQELSKDITPIEARIGFAVKTNKDSFIGKEVLKEQRESGAPRKLVGIEMIDKGIPRHGYEVFADEEQIGFVTTGTQSPTLKKNIGLALLSAEYSELGQEVEVQVRKKRLKAKVVSTPFYKRSK, from the coding sequence ATGACAACAGAATTACACAAAACACCGCTTTATGATACCTATCAAAAATATGGTGCCAAAACAATTGATTTTGGCGGATGGGCTCTTCCCGTTCAATTTTCTTCTATTAAAGAAGAGCATGAAGCTGTACGTACAAAGGCAGGTCTTTTTGATGTCTCTCATATGGGAGAAATTCTTGTAACAGGAGCTGATAGCTTAGCCTTTCTTCAGCACACGATGACAAATGACGTTTCTACCCTTGTAGACGGAAAAGCTCAGTATACAGCTATGTGTTACGAAGACGGAGGCACGGTAGATGATTTGCTGATTTATAAAAAAGCAGATCAACAGTATTTGCTAGTCGTAAACGCTGCTAATATTCAAAAAGACTATGAGTGGCTAGTGTCTCACAAACAAGGAGATGTAACGCTTGTTAATCAGTCTGATGAAATTGCGCAGCTAGCTTTACAAGGTCCTTTAGCAGAAAAAGTTCTACAAACTTTAACGAACGAAAACTTATCTTTGTTAAAGCCATTTACATTTGCTGATGATGTAGAAGTAGCGAATGTAAAAGCTCTTGTTTCACGTACTGGATATACCGGAGAAGATGGTTTTGAAATTTACTGTTCTTCTGCTGACGCCTCTCACTTGTGGACGGCTATTTTAGAAGCAGGCAGTGATGAAGGTGTGTTGCCTTGCGGATTAGGTGCTCGCGATACGCTTCGTTTTGAAGCTACTTTGGCTTTATATGGTCAAGAGCTCTCAAAAGATATTACGCCAATTGAAGCCCGAATTGGATTTGCAGTAAAAACGAACAAAGACAGCTTTATTGGAAAAGAAGTGCTAAAAGAACAGCGTGAAAGCGGAGCCCCTCGTAAGTTAGTGGGAATTGAAATGATTGATAAAGGTATACCAAGACACGGTTACGAAGTATTTGCAGATGAAGAGCAAATTGGGTTTGTGACAACAGGGACACAGTCACCTACACTAAAGAAAAACATCGGTTTAGCGCTATTATCAGCAGAGTATTCAGAACTTGGTCAAGAAGTGGAAGTGCAGGTTCGAAAAAAACGCTTAAAAGCAAAAGTGGTTTCAACACCTTTTTATAAACGTTCAAAGTAA
- the gcvPA gene encoding aminomethyl-transferring glycine dehydrogenase subunit GcvPA, which translates to MLHRYLPMTEQDEQQMLAAIGVSSVDDLFSDIPQRVRFQGEYNIKKAASEPQLLKELNNMAAKNAHLKDYASFLGAGVYDHYMPVIVDHVISRSEFYTAYTPYQPEISQGELQAIFEFQTMICELTGMDVANSSMYDGGTALAEAAMLSAGQTKKKKVLVSAAVHPESKDVLKTYAKGQYIEVVEIPAADGVTDMIALEKEMESDVAAVIVQYPNFYGQIEPLKEIEEITHQEKCMFVVSSNPLSLGLLTPPGEFGADIVIGDAQPFGIPSQFGGPHCGYFATTSKLMRKIPGRLVGQTVDENGKRGFVLTLQAREQHIRRDKATSNICSNQALNALAASVAMTALGKQGVKEMALQNLSKTHYAYEALKAKGVNVAFEGPFFNELVVKLPVSVTEANNHLLASKIIGGYDLSRDNQALENHMLLAFTELRTKEEIDQLVNELGDLHA; encoded by the coding sequence ATGTTACATCGCTATTTACCAATGACAGAACAAGATGAGCAGCAAATGTTAGCAGCAATTGGTGTTTCATCTGTTGATGATTTATTTTCAGATATTCCGCAGCGAGTTCGTTTTCAAGGAGAATACAATATTAAAAAAGCTGCTTCAGAGCCTCAGCTGTTAAAAGAATTAAATAATATGGCTGCTAAAAATGCTCATTTAAAAGACTACGCTTCTTTTTTAGGAGCAGGGGTTTATGATCATTACATGCCGGTGATTGTTGATCATGTTATTTCTCGTTCGGAATTTTATACGGCCTATACTCCGTATCAGCCAGAAATTTCTCAAGGAGAACTTCAGGCCATCTTTGAATTTCAAACGATGATTTGTGAGTTAACGGGAATGGATGTGGCCAATTCTTCTATGTACGACGGAGGAACTGCTTTAGCAGAAGCCGCTATGCTTAGTGCGGGGCAAACGAAAAAGAAGAAAGTACTTGTCTCTGCGGCTGTTCATCCTGAGTCAAAAGATGTGTTAAAAACGTATGCGAAGGGTCAATACATTGAAGTGGTAGAAATCCCTGCAGCAGACGGAGTAACAGATATGATTGCATTAGAAAAAGAGATGGAGAGTGACGTGGCAGCTGTTATTGTCCAGTATCCAAATTTCTACGGACAAATCGAGCCGTTAAAAGAAATTGAAGAAATTACCCATCAAGAAAAATGTATGTTTGTTGTTTCAAGCAATCCTTTATCATTAGGTTTACTTACGCCTCCTGGAGAATTCGGAGCTGATATTGTCATTGGAGATGCACAGCCATTTGGTATTCCAAGTCAATTTGGAGGCCCGCACTGCGGATACTTTGCAACTACGTCTAAGCTTATGCGAAAAATCCCAGGACGATTAGTAGGGCAAACGGTGGATGAAAACGGTAAGCGAGGGTTTGTTTTAACCCTTCAAGCCCGTGAACAGCATATACGCCGTGATAAAGCGACGTCTAACATTTGTTCAAATCAAGCGTTAAATGCTTTAGCAGCATCAGTTGCAATGACAGCTTTAGGCAAGCAAGGTGTAAAAGAAATGGCGCTGCAAAACTTATCAAAAACGCATTATGCATATGAAGCGTTAAAGGCAAAAGGGGTAAATGTAGCATTTGAAGGACCGTTTTTTAACGAATTAGTCGTGAAGCTTCCTGTTTCGGTAACAGAAGCAAACAATCATTTATTAGCATCAAAAATAATTGGCGGTTACGATCTTAGCCGTGATAACCAAGCGCTTGAAAATCACATGCTGCTTGCTTTTACAGAGCTCCGTACAAAAGAGGAAATTGACCAACTTGTAAATGAATTGGGGGATCTTCATGCTTAA